Genomic DNA from Thermus amyloliquefaciens:
TACAGCAACGCCTTCCAAAGGCTCTACCTTCTCTTCCCCGACCGAATGGAGGCCTACGACACCGCCACCTTCACGGAAAACGCCGTCCCACAGGGCTCCCCCACCGAGGCCTCCCTCCCCGCGGACTGCGCCGGGGGCTACCTGCGCCTGGGGCAAAGCCGGCTCCTGGCCCACTGCCCAGGGGCAGGAAGGGCCTTCCTCTGGAGCCTGGACGGCTCGGGGAACCCGGAGGAGGTGGACCTCACCGGCCTTCCCCCGGAGGTGCGCCTGGCCCTCTTCCCCCAAGGAGGGCAGGAGGTTTTGGCCTACATGACCCGGGAGGCCCTGGGCTACCGTCCCGCCCAGAACCCCTCGGGCACCCCCAGCCTGGAAAAGCCCTTGGACCCCCAGGCCAGCCAAGGCCCCTTTGACCTCCAGCTGGACCGGGCCCGGGGAAGGCTTCTCGGGCTTGCCGCCACCCCCACGGAGGTACGCCTCTACGCCCTGGAAGGGGATGCCTTGACAAGCCGCAAGGTGCTGGGGGACTTCCCTCAGCCCAGCCGCCTGGCCCTGGACCCCGTGGGGGCGGTGGTCTACGGCCAGGGGTTCCAGGTGCTCCTGCCCAAGGAATCCCCCCTGCAGCAGGAGTTTCGCACCTACACCGCTGGGCTGGTGGGCCAGGACGGCTACCTCTACCTGGCCCAGGGGCAGAGCCTCGAGGTCTACGACCTGGTGCCCTCCCCACCCCTTTTCCTGCGCTCCTCAAACCTGGGGTTCAGCCCCACCTCCTTGGCCTTCATCCCGGTAGAATGAGGCATGCTCCAAGGCAAAGCCTTTTTGGTCACGGGGGCGGGAGGCGCCTTGGCCCGGGCGGTGATCCCCGCCTTGCACCGGGCAGGGGCCAGGCTCTTCCTCTCCGACCCCAGGGAGGAAAGGATGGCGGAGCGGGCCAGGACCTACGGGGCGAAGACCTTTGTCGCCGACCTCACCCGCCTGGAGGAGGCCCTGGCCCTGGCCCGCTTCGTGGAGGGGCAAGCTCCCCTTTACGGGGTGGTGCACACCGTGGGGGGCTTCGCCGCCGGGCGCTTTCTGGACTCGGACCCCGGGCTTTACGACTGGATGCTGGACCTGAACCTGCGCACCGCCTTCAACCTGCTCCAGGCGGTCCTGCCCTACATGGAAAGGCGGGGGGAGGGTTTCTTCGCCGCCATCGCCGCCGGGCCCGCCTGGACGGGGGCCGGGCCGGGAAGGGCCCTTTACGCCATGGCCAAGGCCGCCCTGGCCACCCTCCTGCGGTCCCTCCAGGGGGAGGTGGAGGGGGTGCGGTTCCTCATCCTCTACCCCATGGGCACCCTGGACACCGAGGCCAACCGCAAGGCCATGCCCGAGGCCGATCCCAGCCGCTGGATCTCCCCGGAAATCCTGGCCGAGGCCATCCTCCTGGGGGCCTCCGCTAAGGGCGGCCGGCTTCTGGAACTTCCCATCTACCCCCCAGCCTAGCCCCCACCCAGGCCCCCAGGGCATCGGCCAGGAGGTCCCAGCCGAAGGCCTCCCGTCCGGGAACGAAGCTTTGGTGCCACTCGTCCGCCAGGCCGTAGAGGGCGGCCACAAAGAAGGCGGGGCGGAAAACCCCAAGGCCCAAGCGCAGGAGCAGCCCCAGGAGGGCGTAGGCCAGGAAGTGGGCGGCCTTGTCCCAGGGGTGGGGTAGGCCCACCCCGGTGGCGGGCTGGTGGGAAAGCCAAAAGAGGAGGGCCATGTGCCCCAGGGCGAGGAGAAGGGGCAGAGGGCGGAAGCCCAAGGGGCTACTCCTCCACCAGCTCCCAAAGCACCCCCAGGCCAAAGCTGGGGTGGAGGAAGGCCACCCTATGGCCGCCAAAACCGGGCCTGGGGACCTCGTCTATGAGCCTAGCCCCTTCCGCCTTAAGCCGGGCAAGCTCCTCCTGGATCCGGGGCGTGGCGAAGGCCAGGTGGTGGAGGCCGGGACCCCGCTTCTCCAGAAACCGCCCCACGGGGGTGTCGGGGCCCAGGGGGGCCAGAAGCTCCAATAGGGTCTCCCCGGCCCCCCGCAGCATGGCCACCCGCACCCCTTGGGCCGCCACCTCCCCCTCGGCCACCGGGGCAAAGCCCAGGAGGCGGTAACGGGCCTTGGCCGCCTCGAGGTCCTCCACCGCGATGCCCACATGGTGTAGCCGCATGGGGAGATTTTACAGGTCGTACCAGGGGGGCTTACCCCGGTAAAGTTCCAGCTCCTCGGTTACCTCTTCCTTGGAGGCCTCCTCGAGGCGGATCACCTGGGGCGGGCAGCTCTCCACGCAGGCCCCGCACCCGGTGCAGGCCTCCACCTTCAGGCGCAGCACGTACTCCTCCCCCTCCCGCACCCGGTAGACCGCCTCCGTGGGGCAGACGTTGGTGCACACCGGGCAAAGGGTACAGCCCTCCTCCACCCGGATCCTGGGCCAGCGCACCCCAGGTGCCCGCCCGGCCGCAAGCCGGCGCAGGCGAAGCTCCGCCGGCAAACCCTTTTCCTCCGGTTCCGCGGCTAGGGGAGGTTCGGGCACCAGGTCGGCGGCGGTGCGCTTGGCGCTTCCCAGAAGGGCCTGGAAGAGCTCCCTCCGGCCCACCTTCTCCCCGGGAAGCTCCCCTTGGATCACCTCCACCTCCACGGGATGGTAGCGCTGGGCCTCCGCCACCATGCGCTGGAGGTGCTCGGGCACCGAGGGGCCCCCGATCTTACAGGTGGCGCACTCCCCCCGGGCCAGGATGAGCTTGCCAAAACGGCTTCCCGCCTCGGCCAGAAGCCCGGGGGTGAGGCGGCCGAGGCAAAGCACCTCCTCCCCCTTGCCCTCCGCCTTGGAGCAACGGATCTGCCCCTTGCCCCGGATCAGGGCCTCCTGCATCCCCCCCAAGGGGTACTCCAGGGCGATGCCGGGGCAGACCCCCGTGCACAAGCCACACCCCGTGCACAGGACCTCGTCCAGCTCCACCCGGAAGCTTTCCAGCTGCACCGCCCCCTTGGGACAGACCTGGTAGCACCGGTCGCACCCCCCCACGCTGTTCTTGTAGAGGAGGCAGCGAGCCTCGGTGTAGCGGGGCCTGGGGTCGGTGGCCTTGAGGAAGGCGTTCAGCAGGTTATCCAAGAAACCCATTCACGCCCCTAGGAGGTCCTCTATGGCCTGCAAGAAGGCCTCAAACTGCCGGAAGTCCATCTGCTGCTGGTTGTCGGAAAGGGCCACCTTGGGGTTGGGGTGGACCTCCACGTGCACCCCGTCGGCCCCCACCGCCAGGGCCGCCCGGGCCAGGGGGGCCAGGAGGTCCGTGCGCCCGGCGGCGTGGGTCACGTCCACCACCACCGGCAGGTGGGTCTCCTGCTTGGCCAAGGCCACGGCGGAGAGGTCCAGGGTGTTTCGCGTCCAGCGCTCAAAGGTGCGGATCCCCCTTTCCGCCAGGATCACCTGCTCGTTGCCCTGGGAAAGGATGTACTCGGCGGCGTAGAACCATTCCTCCATGGTGGCGGAAAGCCCCCGCTTGAGGAGGACGGGCCTCCCCGAGCGGCCCACCTCCTTGAGGAGGGCGAAGTTCTGCATGTTGCGGGCCCCCACCTGCAGGATGTCCGCGTACTCCGCCACCACCTCCACGTCCCGGGTGTCCATGACCTCGGTGACGAAGACCATGCCGTGGGCGTCCGCCGCCCGGCGGCCGATCCTAAGACCCTCCACCCCCAGGCCCTGGAAGCCGTAGGGGCTCGTCCTGGGCTTGAAGGCCCCACCCCTCAAGACCCTAACCCCTTTGGCGGCCAGGAAGCTTGCGGTTTCCATCATCTGCTCCTCGGACTCGATGGAGCAGGGCCCAGCGATGAGGAGGGGCTTCTCCCCAAAGACCACGTCCCGCACCCGCACCCGGGTGGGCTCGGGCTTGTGTTTCCGGGAGTAGAGGAACTTCTTTTGGTCCTCCTTCTCCTCGAGGTCCAGGCTGGCCTTGAAGATCTCCTTAAAAAGCTTCCGGATGGTTTCCGCAGGAAAGGGGCCGGGGTTTTCCGCGGTGAGGTAGGAGAGCATCTCCTCCTCCCGCTTGGGGTCGTAGTGGGGCAGGCCCAGTTCCGTCTGGATGCGGCCGATCTCCTGCACCAGCCTCCCCCGTTCGGAAAGGAGGCGCAGGATTTCCCGGTTCACCCGGTCCACCTCTTTTCTGAGGGCCAGGATGCGCTCGTCCATGGGCTATTGTAAAGGGCTAAACCCCGCCGGCTGTCAAGCGGCCCCCTCCTGGGGACGGGCCCTTTCCGCCAGCCGAGCCACCAAGACGGAAACCCAGTAGAGAAGGAGGAGCGGCCCGGTGACGATGGAGAGGGAGACCACGTCCACCGTGGGGGTGATGAGCGCCGCCAGGGTGAGGAGGAGGACCACCGCCACCCGCCAGTTGCGGGCCAAGAAGCCGGAGGAGAGGATCCCCAGCCGGGCCAAAAGGTAGCTCACCACCGGCATCTCAAACACCAAGCCCATGACGCTCATCATCATGAGGACCTGGCCCATGTAGCGGCCGATGGAGATCTGGGGGGTGATGACGTCCCCCAGAAAGCCCAAGAGGAAGGGGATGGCGAAGGGCAGAAAGCCGTAGTAGGCGAAAAGGGCCCCCAGGGCGAAGCTGAAGCCCGCCCCCAGCAGAAAAGGCCCCGCCAGGCGCTTCTCATGCTCATACAGGCCAGGGGCGATGAAGGCCCAGGCTTGGTAGACGATGAAGGGTAAGGCCAGCACCAGGCCCCCGAAGGCCGCCACCTTCAAGGAGACCAAAAAGGGCTCGGCGATGTCCAAGACGATGAGGTTGACCTGGATGTTGTTCTGCTTGGCCGCCAGGTCCAAGGGCCGCTTCAGCCACTCCAAAAGCTGGACACGGAAGCTCCAGGCCACCCCCGTGCCCACCACCCAGGCCACCAGGGACCAGAGGATGCGGGCTCTAAGTTCCTCGAGGTGCTCTACCAGGGGTGCTTCCTTCAAGCCTTACGCTCCTCTTGGGCTTCGGAAACCTCAGGGGTCCTGCTGGGGGAAGCCTCGGAAACCGCCCCAAACTCCGACCTAGCCAACCTAGCCCCTTCGGGGCCCTTGTCTTCCCGTACCTCCACCGTCTTCTCCAGCTCCTCCCGGATCTCCTGGGCCCCCCGCTTGAACTCCCGGATGCTCTGGCCCAGGGAACGGCCGAGCTCGGGAAGCTTCTTGGGCCCAAAGATGAGGAGGGCCACCACCAGGATCACCAGGATTTCCGGCATGCCCAGGTTCATACTCCGCAGTTTACCACCGGGTCCGCAAGGGAGGTGAAACCTCCCTTATCCTTTCCCGCCCCGGCCCCGGGAAAGGGGCCAGGCTGGGGTCAGCCCTCCTCCCGTTTCTTACGGGCGTAGCCCAGCAGGTTCCGTTGCCTTTCCCGGGCGATGGCCAGAGCGTCCTCGGGCACCTCGTGGGTGATGACGCTCCCCGCCCCCACCATGGCCCCATCCCCCACCTTGACCGGGGCCACCAAGACGGCGTTGGAGCCGATGAAGGCCCCCTTGCCGATATGGGTCTTGTGCTTGCGCTTGCCGTCAAAGTTGGCGGTGATGACCCCGGCCCCGATGTTGGTGCCCTCCCCCACCTCGGCATCCCCCAAATACGCCAGATGCCCCGCCTTGACCCCCGGGTGGAGGAGGCTATTCTTCACCTCCACGAAGTTGCCCACGTGGGCCCCCTCCCTGAGGACCGCCCCCGGGCGTAGCCGGGCGAAGGGGCCCGCATCGGCCCCCCGGCCCACCACCGCCCCCTGGGCCACGGTGTGGGCCAGCACCTTGGCCCCGGGCTCCAAGAGGGTGTCCTCCAGGATGGCGTAAGGCCCCACCTCGGCCCCTTCCCCGATTTGGGTCTTGCCCTTGAGCACCACCCCCGGCCAGAGGGTCACGTCGGGGGCGAGCTCCACGCTGGCCTCCAGGTAGATGCTCTCGGGCAGGATCATCCGCACCCCCTTCCGCATCCACTCCCGGCGGAGGGCAGAAAGGAGCACCCCCTCCACCCGGGCCAGCTCCTCCCGGGTGTTCACCCCAAGGGCCTCCTCCGCCACCCCTGGCACCGCCACCACCCTCCGCCCCTTGGCCCGGTAGATGGCGATGAGGTCGGGAAGGTAGTACTCCCGGGCGGCGTTTTCGTTGCGCACCTCCTTGAGGGCGGTGAAGAGGAGGTCATCAAAGGCATAGGCCCCGGCGTTCACCTCCCGGATGGCCCTAATCTCCGGGGAGGCGTCCTTTTCCTCCACGTTGCCCAAAACCTCCTCCCCCTGGCGCAGGATGCGGCCATAGCCGGTGGGATCGGGAAGCTCCACGGTGAGGAGGGCCATGCCCGCCCCCTCCCGCACCCTTTCCAGAAGGGCCCTGAGGGTTTCCGGGCGGAGAAGGGGGGTGTCCCCTTGGGTGACCAGGGTGGGGCCGGGGAAGCCCCCGAGGAGGGCCTCCGCCTGCAAAAGGGCGTGGGCGGTGCCCAGCTGTTCCTCCTGCACCGCCACCTCCACCGGGTAGGCCCTTAGGGCCTCCACCACCTGCTCGGCCCCGTGGCCCACCACCACCACGAGCCTTTTGGGCTCCAGGGCCAAGGCGGTTTCCACCGCGTAGGCCAGCATGGGCTTGCCCAGGAGGGGATGGAGGACCTTGGGCAGGCGGGATCTCATCCGGGTCCCCTGCCCCGCGGCCAGGATCACGTGCGCGTGCATAAGGCTATTTTAGGGGGGCTAGGTGTGGTCCTGGACCACCTCGAGGCCCGCCTTCCCCAACTCCCGCACCAGGGCCCGCACCGCCTCCTTCACCCCCTCGGTGATGAGGGGGCTACCGAAACGGCTCACCCCCGCATAAACCCCGTGCGCGCTCCTCCGCACCTCCAGAAGCAGGTCCTGGGTGAGGTCCTCCTCCTCCACATGGGTGAGGACATAAAAACCCTCCTCCCCCCGGGCCACCTCCAAAAAGACCGCCACCCCTCCAGGGAGGGCCAGGGGAGTCCTGGGCAAGACGAGCCTTTCGGGCAGATTCCCCTTCAGCAAGGCATGGGCCACCTCGTACCTCCTTATGGGCGGCCAAGGATGGGGGTCCTCGGCCACCTTGGTGAAGACCGCATGGAAAAAGCTCCGGCCCGCCTCCCGCCACTTTAAGGCGTACTTGGTGCGCAGGTGGGCCTCCGGCGGCTCCCTGACCTCCAGGCGGTAAAGCCCGCTTCTTTCCGCCTCCTCCAGGGCAAAGCGGAAATACTCCTCGTGGTCGGTGGTGAGGAGGAGGTCCCCACCCTCCACAAGCCGGGTGGAAAGCCTGCGGAAAAAACCCTCCTGCAGAAGCCGCTTCCGCTGGTGGCGCTTTTTGGGCCAGGGATCGGGAAAGTTGACGATGACCCGCCTCAGGCTCCTGGGCGGCACCAGGTTCCTGAGGGCGAAGGGGCCTTGCCCATGGTAAAGGCGCACGTTGCCTATCCCTTCGCGGCGCAGGCGCCGGTAGGCCCTAAGGACGCTGGCCGCGGAGATCTCAGCCCCCAGGATGAGCCATTCCGGATGGGCCTTGGCCAGCTCCGCGGTGAAACGG
This window encodes:
- the glmU gene encoding bifunctional UDP-N-acetylglucosamine diphosphorylase/glucosamine-1-phosphate N-acetyltransferase GlmU, with the translated sequence MHAHVILAAGQGTRMRSRLPKVLHPLLGKPMLAYAVETALALEPKRLVVVVGHGAEQVVEALRAYPVEVAVQEEQLGTAHALLQAEALLGGFPGPTLVTQGDTPLLRPETLRALLERVREGAGMALLTVELPDPTGYGRILRQGEEVLGNVEEKDASPEIRAIREVNAGAYAFDDLLFTALKEVRNENAAREYYLPDLIAIYRAKGRRVVAVPGVAEEALGVNTREELARVEGVLLSALRREWMRKGVRMILPESIYLEASVELAPDVTLWPGVVLKGKTQIGEGAEVGPYAILEDTLLEPGAKVLAHTVAQGAVVGRGADAGPFARLRPGAVLREGAHVGNFVEVKNSLLHPGVKAGHLAYLGDAEVGEGTNIGAGVITANFDGKRKHKTHIGKGAFIGSNAVLVAPVKVGDGAMVGAGSVITHEVPEDALAIARERQRNLLGYARKKREEG
- the trmB gene encoding tRNA (guanosine(46)-N7)-methyltransferase TrmB; amino-acid sequence: MLVRPALLPSWPPGVADLFGREGPLVLEVGFGDGRFTAELAKAHPEWLILGAEISAASVLRAYRRLRREGIGNVRLYHGQGPFALRNLVPPRSLRRVIVNFPDPWPKKRHQRKRLLQEGFFRRLSTRLVEGGDLLLTTDHEEYFRFALEEAERSGLYRLEVREPPEAHLRTKYALKWREAGRSFFHAVFTKVAEDPHPWPPIRRYEVAHALLKGNLPERLVLPRTPLALPGGVAVFLEVARGEEGFYVLTHVEEEDLTQDLLLEVRRSAHGVYAGVSRFGSPLITEGVKEAVRALVRELGKAGLEVVQDHT
- the mce gene encoding methylmalonyl-CoA epimerase codes for the protein MRLHHVGIAVEDLEAAKARYRLLGFAPVAEGEVAAQGVRVAMLRGAGETLLELLAPLGPDTPVGRFLEKRGPGLHHLAFATPRIQEELARLKAEGARLIDEVPRPGFGGHRVAFLHPSFGLGVLWELVEE
- a CDS encoding 4Fe-4S dicluster domain-containing protein, with amino-acid sequence MGFLDNLLNAFLKATDPRPRYTEARCLLYKNSVGGCDRCYQVCPKGAVQLESFRVELDEVLCTGCGLCTGVCPGIALEYPLGGMQEALIRGKGQIRCSKAEGKGEEVLCLGRLTPGLLAEAGSRFGKLILARGECATCKIGGPSVPEHLQRMVAEAQRYHPVEVEVIQGELPGEKVGRRELFQALLGSAKRTAADLVPEPPLAAEPEEKGLPAELRLRRLAAGRAPGVRWPRIRVEEGCTLCPVCTNVCPTEAVYRVREGEEYVLRLKVEACTGCGACVESCPPQVIRLEEASKEEVTEELELYRGKPPWYDL
- a CDS encoding SDR family NAD(P)-dependent oxidoreductase encodes the protein MLQGKAFLVTGAGGALARAVIPALHRAGARLFLSDPREERMAERARTYGAKTFVADLTRLEEALALARFVEGQAPLYGVVHTVGGFAAGRFLDSDPGLYDWMLDLNLRTAFNLLQAVLPYMERRGEGFFAAIAAGPAWTGAGPGRALYAMAKAALATLLRSLQGEVEGVRFLILYPMGTLDTEANRKAMPEADPSRWISPEILAEAILLGASAKGGRLLELPIYPPA
- the tatC gene encoding twin-arginine translocase subunit TatC gives rise to the protein MKEAPLVEHLEELRARILWSLVAWVVGTGVAWSFRVQLLEWLKRPLDLAAKQNNIQVNLIVLDIAEPFLVSLKVAAFGGLVLALPFIVYQAWAFIAPGLYEHEKRLAGPFLLGAGFSFALGALFAYYGFLPFAIPFLLGFLGDVITPQISIGRYMGQVLMMMSVMGLVFEMPVVSYLLARLGILSSGFLARNWRVAVVLLLTLAALITPTVDVVSLSIVTGPLLLLYWVSVLVARLAERARPQEGAA
- a CDS encoding VanZ family protein, with protein sequence MALLFWLSHQPATGVGLPHPWDKAAHFLAYALLGLLLRLGLGVFRPAFFVAALYGLADEWHQSFVPGREAFGWDLLADALGAWVGARLGGRWEVPEAGRP
- a CDS encoding TatA/E family twin arginine-targeting protein translocase, with protein sequence MNLGMPEILVILVVALLIFGPKKLPELGRSLGQSIREFKRGAQEIREELEKTVEVREDKGPEGARLARSEFGAVSEASPSRTPEVSEAQEERKA
- a CDS encoding bifunctional 3-deoxy-7-phosphoheptulonate synthase/chorismate mutase, whose translation is MDERILALRKEVDRVNREILRLLSERGRLVQEIGRIQTELGLPHYDPKREEEMLSYLTAENPGPFPAETIRKLFKEIFKASLDLEEKEDQKKFLYSRKHKPEPTRVRVRDVVFGEKPLLIAGPCSIESEEQMMETASFLAAKGVRVLRGGAFKPRTSPYGFQGLGVEGLRIGRRAADAHGMVFVTEVMDTRDVEVVAEYADILQVGARNMQNFALLKEVGRSGRPVLLKRGLSATMEEWFYAAEYILSQGNEQVILAERGIRTFERWTRNTLDLSAVALAKQETHLPVVVDVTHAAGRTDLLAPLARAALAVGADGVHVEVHPNPKVALSDNQQQMDFRQFEAFLQAIEDLLGA